One stretch of Argiope bruennichi chromosome 3, qqArgBrue1.1, whole genome shotgun sequence DNA includes these proteins:
- the LOC129963437 gene encoding ephrin-B2-like isoform X1 — protein MGPLASTSRIIMIFIPPQFRIDNTDHIIDVNKNNLPFEYDQVNIICPVYPHSNQGTAEDDGEEEEQYIIYNVSKEEYDSCRITNPNPRIIAVCDKPNQVMYFTITFRSFTPQPGGLEFLPGHDYYFVSTSTGDPAGLHQRVGGRCATHNMKVIFKVCCSPTKGNAIDSSSNHQTSTVNVSVPASAAPPHNTTSRISDTHKPLDVYPSSTAVPKGMRPATRIPPYHLRPYEVPIEDEMDRSPPSDKAKEETEKTTKRERAKNEELINGAPHPHKWSLNHGAYYCACLLCHLLISLLYR, from the exons ATTCCGCATTGACAACACCGACCACATCATCGACGTGAATAAGAATAACCTCCCCTTCGAATACGACCAGGTGAACATCATCTGCCCCGTCTACCCGCACTCCAACCAGGGAACGGCTGAGGACGACGGCGAAGAAGAGGAACAGTACATCATCTACAAT GTGTCGAAAGAGGAATACGACTCTTGTCGCATCACCAATCCCAATCCCCGCATCATCGCGGTCTGTGATAAGCCCAACCAAGTGATGTACTTCACCATCACCTTCAGGTCTTTCACGCCTCAGCCGGGAGGACTCGAATTCTTGCCGGGACACGACTATTACTTCGTCT CGACATCTACTGGTGATCCTGCAGGTCTACACCAACGCGTGGGAGGACGATGTGCCACCCACAACATGAAGGTCATCTTTAAAGTGTGCTGCAGTCCTACCAAAG GTAATGCTATCGATAGCTCTTCGAACCATCAGACCTCGACGGTGAATGTATCTGTTCCAGCATCGGCAGCCCCACCTCATAACACCACATCTCGTATCTCGGACACCCACAAGCCCCTCGATGTGTATCCCTCGAGCACCGCGGTCCCCAAGGGTATGCGCCCTGCCACCAGGATACCTCCTTACCACCTGCGCCCCTATGAGGTTCCCATTGAGGATGAGATGGACCGATCTCCTCCCTCGGATAAAGCAAAAG AAGAAACTGAGAAGACTACCAAAAGGGAACGAGCGAAGAACGAGGAGCTGATAAACGGAGCTCCCCACCCCCACAAGTGGTCTCTGAACCACGGAGCTTACTACTGCGCATGCCTGCTCTGCCACCTGCTGATCAGCCTACTCTACAGGTGA
- the LOC129963437 gene encoding ephrin-B2-like isoform X2, with translation MQIEELLNTSKNFAPPKFRIDNTDHIIDVNKNNLPFEYDQVNIICPVYPHSNQGTAEDDGEEEEQYIIYNVSKEEYDSCRITNPNPRIIAVCDKPNQVMYFTITFRSFTPQPGGLEFLPGHDYYFVSTSTGDPAGLHQRVGGRCATHNMKVIFKVCCSPTKGNAIDSSSNHQTSTVNVSVPASAAPPHNTTSRISDTHKPLDVYPSSTAVPKGMRPATRIPPYHLRPYEVPIEDEMDRSPPSDKAKEETEKTTKRERAKNEELINGAPHPHKWSLNHGAYYCACLLCHLLISLLYR, from the exons ATTCCGCATTGACAACACCGACCACATCATCGACGTGAATAAGAATAACCTCCCCTTCGAATACGACCAGGTGAACATCATCTGCCCCGTCTACCCGCACTCCAACCAGGGAACGGCTGAGGACGACGGCGAAGAAGAGGAACAGTACATCATCTACAAT GTGTCGAAAGAGGAATACGACTCTTGTCGCATCACCAATCCCAATCCCCGCATCATCGCGGTCTGTGATAAGCCCAACCAAGTGATGTACTTCACCATCACCTTCAGGTCTTTCACGCCTCAGCCGGGAGGACTCGAATTCTTGCCGGGACACGACTATTACTTCGTCT CGACATCTACTGGTGATCCTGCAGGTCTACACCAACGCGTGGGAGGACGATGTGCCACCCACAACATGAAGGTCATCTTTAAAGTGTGCTGCAGTCCTACCAAAG GTAATGCTATCGATAGCTCTTCGAACCATCAGACCTCGACGGTGAATGTATCTGTTCCAGCATCGGCAGCCCCACCTCATAACACCACATCTCGTATCTCGGACACCCACAAGCCCCTCGATGTGTATCCCTCGAGCACCGCGGTCCCCAAGGGTATGCGCCCTGCCACCAGGATACCTCCTTACCACCTGCGCCCCTATGAGGTTCCCATTGAGGATGAGATGGACCGATCTCCTCCCTCGGATAAAGCAAAAG AAGAAACTGAGAAGACTACCAAAAGGGAACGAGCGAAGAACGAGGAGCTGATAAACGGAGCTCCCCACCCCCACAAGTGGTCTCTGAACCACGGAGCTTACTACTGCGCATGCCTGCTCTGCCACCTGCTGATCAGCCTACTCTACAGGTGA